In the genome of Pelagicoccus sp. SDUM812003, one region contains:
- a CDS encoding prepilin-type N-terminal cleavage/methylation domain-containing protein: MHKNTSKKGFTLVEIMIVVVIIGLLAAMAIPAFKKVREDSRHSAMDNDARQIGAAAQQYMLESGNTSVTLSYAPGTGVVGAPLDDYVKQIGKNYTFDDNTLDDTATFSITHNLGGTRTYTAEGQKQ; this comes from the coding sequence ATGCATAAGAACACATCTAAGAAGGGTTTTACTCTCGTTGAAATCATGATCGTCGTCGTCATCATCGGCCTCCTGGCTGCGATGGCTATCCCAGCGTTCAAGAAGGTCCGTGAAGACTCTCGCCACTCCGCCATGGACAATGACGCACGTCAGATCGGAGCTGCCGCTCAGCAATACATGCTCGAGTCCGGAAACACCTCGGTCACCCTGTCCTACGCTCCAGGCACAGGCGTGGTTGGTGCTCCTCTTGATGACTACGTCAAGCAGATCGGCAAGAACTACACCTTCGACGACAACACTCTCGACGACACAGCCACCTTCTCGATCACTCACAACCTTGGTGGAACCCGCACCTACACGGCTGAAGGCCAGAAGCAGTAG